In Vreelandella piezotolerans, one genomic interval encodes:
- the rodA gene encoding rod shape-determining protein RodA: MPWQLITRSLRRYPTRPPDSGIARRKSVWERIHLDPWLLGMLLVLMSAGLLVLYSASGQRLDTVIAQAIRFGVALAGMVIIAQFSPSTFLRWAPLAYGVGLAMLIAVEIAGDIGMGAKRWLEIPGVIRFQPSEMMKLAVPLMVAAYLNRCQLPPRLRDIVVCAVIIGVPVVLTAIQPDLGTSLLVASAAVIVVLLAGLSWKLIGLVAALGAAGLPVLWMNMHNYQRQRVLTFLDPDSDPLGSGWNIIQSTTAIGSGGLWGKGWLEGTQSQLEFLPERHTDFIIAVLGEEFGLVGMMVLLTLYVMIVGRGLWLAASSQDTFGRLFAGSIILTFFIYVFVNVGMVSGILPVVGVPLPLVSYGGTSSVTLLAGFGILMSIHAHRRLLPR; this comes from the coding sequence ATGCCTTGGCAACTGATTACCCGTTCGTTGCGGCGTTATCCAACGCGTCCGCCGGACAGCGGTATCGCCCGGCGCAAAAGTGTGTGGGAACGTATCCACCTCGACCCCTGGCTGCTCGGCATGCTACTGGTGCTGATGAGCGCCGGGCTATTGGTGCTTTACAGCGCTTCGGGGCAGCGGCTCGATACCGTCATCGCCCAGGCCATTCGGTTTGGCGTGGCGCTGGCGGGTATGGTGATCATCGCCCAGTTCTCCCCCTCGACGTTTTTACGCTGGGCACCGCTGGCCTACGGGGTGGGCCTTGCCATGCTGATTGCGGTAGAAATTGCTGGCGATATCGGCATGGGGGCCAAGCGCTGGCTTGAGATTCCTGGCGTCATCCGTTTTCAGCCCTCGGAGATGATGAAGTTGGCGGTGCCGCTGATGGTGGCGGCATATTTGAACCGCTGCCAGTTGCCGCCTCGTCTTCGCGATATCGTGGTCTGCGCGGTGATCATTGGTGTACCGGTCGTATTAACGGCCATTCAGCCAGATCTTGGTACCTCGCTGTTGGTGGCCAGCGCGGCGGTGATCGTCGTGCTGCTGGCAGGGCTTTCCTGGAAGTTGATCGGTTTGGTCGCAGCGCTGGGCGCGGCGGGCCTACCGGTGCTATGGATGAACATGCACAACTATCAGCGACAGCGGGTGCTGACGTTTCTAGACCCCGATAGCGACCCGCTGGGTTCCGGGTGGAACATCATACAATCCACTACGGCCATCGGCAGCGGTGGGCTATGGGGCAAAGGGTGGTTAGAAGGTACCCAGTCCCAACTCGAGTTCTTGCCCGAGCGGCATACCGATTTCATTATCGCCGTGTTGGGTGAGGAGTTTGGCCTGGTGGGTATGATGGTGCTGCTGACGCTGTATGTGATGATCGTGGGCCGCGGGCTGTGGCTGGCGGCATCGTCCCAAGATACCTTTGGTCGCCTGTTCGCAGGCAGTATCATTCTGACGTTTTTTATCTATGTATTCGTCAATGTGGGCATGGTGAGTGGCATCTTGCCGGTGGTGGGCGTGCCGCTGCCACTGGTCAGTTATGGCGGCACCTCTAGCGTGACCTTGTTAGCGGGGTTCGGTATCCTCATGTCCATACACGCCCATCGGCGGTTACTGCCACGCTGA
- the mltB gene encoding lytic murein transglycosylase B codes for MNRARSQAGGYAIAMLVACSAPAVVAEETVSFDPQHNPQTQQLADELAEQGVPNAWLEQALAQASYRQEVLDAMAGAAERRLRWFEYRDIFLTEQRIDEGAAFIKAHADALARAESEYGVPPEVITAIMGVETYYGRHKGRHKVLDSLATLAFHHPVRGDFFRGELAAFLTIAHQQEVAPESLYGSYAGAMGYPQFIPTSYQAYAVDFDGDAKRDLWNNPVDAIGSVANYFAEHGWQRGGAIYHEAEGPEELPEALSFNQTVRPSTTAAEAAEQGVVTETSLTPDTPVVPLLLEVADGQERYRLGEFNFYVITRYNHSHLYAMAVAELAEAIQQQTEAEND; via the coding sequence ATGAACAGGGCGCGAAGTCAAGCGGGTGGCTATGCCATTGCCATGCTAGTAGCGTGTTCGGCCCCGGCGGTCGTCGCTGAGGAAACGGTCAGTTTCGATCCGCAGCATAATCCGCAAACCCAGCAATTGGCTGACGAGCTGGCCGAGCAGGGCGTGCCAAATGCGTGGCTGGAGCAAGCGCTGGCTCAGGCAAGCTATCGACAGGAAGTGTTGGATGCCATGGCAGGCGCGGCCGAGCGTCGGCTGCGCTGGTTCGAGTATCGCGATATTTTTCTAACCGAGCAGCGTATCGACGAAGGGGCCGCGTTCATCAAGGCCCATGCCGATGCGCTGGCGCGTGCCGAATCGGAATACGGCGTGCCGCCGGAAGTGATTACCGCCATCATGGGTGTAGAGACCTACTACGGTCGCCACAAAGGGCGTCATAAAGTGTTGGACTCTCTCGCCACGCTGGCATTTCACCACCCGGTACGCGGCGATTTCTTTCGCGGCGAGCTAGCGGCCTTTTTGACCATCGCCCATCAGCAAGAGGTGGCACCCGAGTCGCTCTACGGCTCCTATGCAGGAGCCATGGGCTACCCTCAATTCATACCTACCAGCTATCAAGCTTACGCCGTCGATTTTGACGGTGACGCGAAGCGCGATCTGTGGAATAACCCAGTCGATGCGATTGGTAGCGTTGCCAATTACTTCGCCGAGCATGGTTGGCAACGAGGCGGCGCGATTTACCATGAAGCCGAAGGTCCTGAAGAGCTCCCTGAAGCGCTGAGCTTCAATCAGACGGTGCGCCCAAGCACGACGGCTGCCGAAGCCGCTGAGCAGGGTGTGGTGACGGAAACTTCCTTAACGCCCGATACGCCAGTGGTGCCACTGCTGCTTGAGGTCGCCGACGGCCAAGAGCGCTATCGGCTGGGGGAGTTCAACTTCTACGTGATTACGCGCTATAACCACAGCCACCTCTACGCCATGGCGGTCGCCGAGTTGGCAGAAGCTATCCAGCAGCAAACCGAGGCCGAGAATGATTAA
- a CDS encoding septal ring lytic transglycosylase RlpA family protein, translating to MIKLRIDVRLLSGSLLLAALISGCASSSSPQRVAGDVGGASPASNSPAAASGERYAMSGDAYPVAPPDVSTVPDAEPRIEAPSRAGNRSTYEVWGETYHVLPDSRGYARQGTASWYGEKFHGYATSNGEIYDMYKMSAAHRSLPLPTFARVTSLNNGRSVIVRVNDRGPFHSDREIDLSYAAAARLGILDNGTGPVRVEAIDPAQWLAERGRGGSVSSPQATSAAPAVAASTPVSETRPVRAASAEPSSGHAVYLQVAALGSAEGAQQLQQRLSDELPHGVRVQSEADVHRVQVGPVSPSQETQAREELRRAGFPQVFVVR from the coding sequence ATGATTAAACTGCGGATCGATGTGCGCCTGTTAAGCGGCTCGCTGTTACTCGCGGCCTTGATCAGCGGCTGCGCCAGCTCATCTTCACCGCAAAGAGTGGCGGGAGACGTAGGCGGTGCCAGCCCAGCATCCAATTCGCCGGCGGCCGCCAGTGGTGAGCGCTACGCCATGTCAGGGGATGCCTACCCGGTGGCGCCGCCGGATGTCAGCACCGTACCCGATGCCGAGCCGCGAATCGAAGCGCCTTCCCGGGCGGGCAACCGTTCCACCTATGAAGTGTGGGGCGAAACCTATCACGTGCTCCCCGACTCGCGCGGCTATGCGCGCCAGGGTACGGCGTCTTGGTATGGTGAAAAATTCCACGGCTACGCCACGTCCAACGGTGAGATTTACGACATGTACAAAATGTCGGCAGCTCACCGCTCGCTCCCGCTGCCCACCTTTGCCAGGGTCACCAGTTTGAACAACGGACGCTCGGTGATCGTTCGCGTCAATGACCGCGGCCCGTTCCATAGCGATCGTGAAATCGACCTCTCTTATGCGGCGGCAGCACGCTTGGGGATTCTCGATAACGGAACCGGGCCCGTGCGCGTCGAGGCGATCGACCCTGCTCAGTGGTTAGCCGAGCGTGGTCGAGGGGGCAGCGTTTCGTCCCCCCAAGCCACATCGGCGGCCCCCGCCGTTGCGGCTTCCACGCCTGTTTCTGAGACTCGGCCTGTTAGGGCGGCGTCAGCCGAGCCGAGCAGTGGTCATGCCGTCTATTTGCAGGTGGCTGCGCTGGGGAGTGCCGAAGGAGCGCAGCAGCTACAACAGCGGCTGTCGGATGAGTTACCCCACGGCGTTCGAGTGCAAAGTGAGGCCGACGTTCACCGCGTTCAGGTCGGCCCCGTCAGTCCCAGTCAAGAGACACAGGCTCGTGAAGAACTTCGTCGCGCAGGCTTTCCTCAAGTATTTGTCGTGAGATAA
- a CDS encoding D-alanyl-D-alanine carboxypeptidase family protein, translating to MNVMMSIRRTAKLCLFAAMTAVVAPAMAQVIPQPQTIIPAPPQLAASSWILMDANSGRILAEHNADERLPPASLTKLMTAYLVERELDRGTINLTDMVNISENAWRTGGSKMFIEVGDRVSVDNLLHGIIIVSGNDASVAMAEHLAGGEAPFADLMNQHATRLGMNDTHFMNATGLPHENHYSTAHDMARLSRHIINDYPEHYAIYSQRNFSFAGIDQPNRNRLLWRDPTVDGLKTGWTTEAGYCLVSSAQRDGMRLISVVMGTSSDEARAQESQKLLSYGFRFYETMKLYERGAVLATPRVWGGDINELRVGVDEEVFMTLPRNRNEELRARLNLDADIQAPVAVGDDVGTLEVYLGEEMVGERQLVALENIEEGGLFKRLFDQVQRFFSNLISNFTS from the coding sequence ATGAATGTAATGATGTCAATCCGCCGTACCGCCAAGCTCTGCCTCTTCGCAGCGATGACGGCCGTCGTCGCCCCGGCGATGGCTCAGGTGATCCCTCAACCCCAAACGATCATCCCTGCACCACCGCAGCTTGCCGCGAGTTCGTGGATTTTGATGGACGCCAACAGTGGTCGCATTCTTGCAGAGCACAACGCCGATGAGCGTTTGCCGCCAGCAAGTTTGACCAAACTGATGACCGCGTACCTGGTCGAACGCGAGCTGGATCGTGGCACCATCAACCTGACCGATATGGTCAATATCAGCGAAAACGCTTGGCGCACCGGCGGCTCTAAGATGTTCATCGAAGTGGGCGATCGTGTTTCGGTGGATAATCTGCTTCATGGCATCATCATCGTCTCTGGTAACGATGCCAGCGTGGCCATGGCAGAACATCTGGCGGGCGGTGAAGCGCCGTTTGCCGACCTAATGAATCAGCACGCCACGCGTTTGGGCATGAACGATACCCACTTCATGAATGCCACTGGCTTGCCCCATGAGAATCACTACTCGACCGCCCATGATATGGCGCGTCTGTCTCGTCACATTATCAACGACTATCCCGAGCACTACGCCATCTATTCACAGCGTAACTTCTCGTTTGCGGGCATCGATCAGCCGAACCGTAACCGCCTATTGTGGCGCGACCCGACCGTAGACGGTCTGAAAACCGGCTGGACCACCGAAGCAGGTTACTGCCTGGTCTCTTCGGCGCAACGTGATGGCATGCGTCTGATCTCCGTGGTGATGGGCACGAGTTCCGATGAGGCGCGTGCCCAGGAATCGCAAAAGCTTCTGAGCTATGGCTTCCGTTTCTATGAAACCATGAAGCTCTATGAGCGCGGCGCCGTGCTGGCAACGCCGCGCGTGTGGGGCGGGGACATCAACGAGCTACGTGTGGGGGTGGATGAAGAAGTTTTCATGACGTTGCCCCGCAATCGCAATGAAGAGCTCCGCGCCCGTCTAAATTTGGATGCTGACATTCAAGCGCCCGTGGCAGTAGGTGACGACGTTGGTACGCTGGAAGTCTATCTAGGCGAAGAGATGGTGGGGGAGCGCCAGCTCGTCGCGCTGGAAAACATCGAAGAGGGTGGGCTGTTCAAGCGCCTGTTCGATCAAGTGCAGCGTTTCTTCAGCAACTTGATCAGTAATTTCACCAGCTAA